The Nocardia sp. BMG51109 nucleotide sequence CCGCCGCCCTGGCCGGCAAGGGTGTGGGGAACCTCTACGACCTCGTGCGGGAAAAGTTCGCAGGCCGGTCGGAGGCGAAAGCGGCGCTCGAGGCCGCGCGTGACGCCGATGCCGAATCGCCACAAGTAGAAGTACTGAGCGAGGAACTGGCGCGCACGGAACGTGAGGATCCACAGTTCTCCGCCGAACTCCGGGCGCTGTGGCAGGAGATCTCGGTCGCGCAGCGCGCCGATCGCGACGGTGTGGTCAACCAGATTTCGGGCGACGTCAGCGGAAAAGTCGTGCAGGCCCGGGATATCGAGGGCGGGATCAGCTTCTGAGTAGGCTCTGGCCCTCGCGCGGCAGGTCCGGCCGCGTCATCCCCCGCAGAAATGGGTCACCAGCCCCGCTCGAGGAAGCCGCTCTCCGGTATCTCGGCCTCCTGTCGGGCGCGGTGCTCGGCCTCCGAGCGCCCGCGCTGGAGCCGAGGTAGTAGCAGAACAGGTAGACCGCCGGCCACTGCACGCGAACCCGGAATCCTCTGCTACGAGCCGAAATACGGTCCGCCCCTATCAGTTGGGTGAACACGGCGGTGCGTTGCCGGCGGTCCGATGGTCGGTGCCACCTCGGTGCCGAATGGCAGGTTACTGTCGAGGCATGAGTCCCGAACCGCTTGCTCTGCCCTCCCGCGACTGGTCCGACTGGCTCGTCGATTACGTGCTCGGCGGGCTACGGACCGTGTCGGAGGTGCTGGAGCGGCTCGGGGACGGCACCCTCCGGGGGACCGCCGAGGTGCTCGGCTTGTGGAACGACGCCGACATCGCGTTGCGAGGCGCCGGCTCGGCCGCCGCGTTGTTCGTCGAGGTCCACCCCGATCCCGACGTGCGTCGGCGTGCCGAGGAGCTCGTCCAGCAGGTCGATCGGGTCCGGACGGATCGCGACCTCGATCGTGCGCTCTACGACGTTGTCGCAGAAACCGATTCGGCTGGGCTGGACGAGGCGGCCCGGCGCATGCGCGAGCATGTGCTGCGCGATTTCCGTCGCAGCGGCGTGGACCGCGACGATCGGACCCGAGCCCGGCTGCGGGAGATCTCCGAGCGACTCACCGTGCTCGACCAGGACTTCGGCCGCGCCATCCGCGACGACGTTCGCGAGATACGGCTCATCCCCGAGCAACTCGACGGGCTGCCCGCCGACTTCCTCGCCGCGCATGCGCCCGCCGAGGACGGATTGGTCACGGTCACCACCGACTATCCGGACTATCACCCGTTCCGCGCCTACGCCCGGGACGCCGAGGCCCGTCGCGATCTCACGGTCGAGTTCGACAGCCGCGGCTGGCCGGCCAACGACGCCGTTCTGCACGAGATGCTCGACCTTCGCGCCGAGAAGGCCAGGCTCGTCGGCTACGACAGCTGGCCCGACTACGACGCGGCCGTCAAGATGATCGGCACCGGCGCCGCCATCGACGAGTTCATCCAGCGGATCTCGGCCACCGCCGACGCCGCGGGCCGGCGCGACCTCGAGACGGTGCTCGCGCGCCGCCGGGCGGACGAGCCCGCCGCCACCACGGTCGACCGCTCCGAGATCGGTTACTACACCGAGCTGATCCGGCGCGAACAGTACGACGTCGATGCCCGGGAGGTGCGCCGGTACTTCGATTTCCCGCGGGTGCGAGCCGGTCTGCTCGAGGTCACCGGTCGGCTGTTCGGCCTGGAATATCGGCCGGTCGACGTTCCCCGCTGGCATGAGGATGTCACCGTCTACGACGTCTACGCCGAAGGCGAACGGCGCGGACGGATCCATCTCGACCTCCATCCGCGCGAGGGCAAATTCAAGCACGCCGCGCAGTTCGATCTCGTCGGTGGGATCACGGACCGGCTGTTGCCCGAGGGAGTGCTGGTGTGCAACTTCCCCCGGGGGCTGATGGAACACCAGCAGGTCGTGACGCTGTTCCACGAGTTCGGGCATCTGCTGCACCATGTGCTCGGCGGGCAGCAGGAGTGGGCGCGGTTCTCCGGGGTGGCCACCGAGTGGGACTTCGTCGAGGCTCCCTCGCAGATGCTCGAAGAATGGGCTTGGGACGCCACGGTTCTGGGCACCTTCGCCGTCGACGAGACCGGGACCCCGATCCCGGTGGAGCTGGTGGAGCGGATGCGTGCGGCGAAGGACTTCGGCAAGGGGACCTGGGTCCGGACCCAGGTCGGCTACACCGCGGTGTCCTATCTCCTGCACCGCGACCGGCCCACCGCCCACACCGAAGCGGTCTTCGACGCCTTGGAACGTCACAGTCTGATCGCCGGTGTGCCGGGCACTCATTTCCAGACATCGTTCGGACATCTCGCGGGCTACACCTCCGCGTACTACACGTATTTGTGGAGCCTGGTCATCGCCAAGGATCTGTTCTCGGCGTTCGATGCCGCCGACCTGTTCGATCCCTCGGTGGCGCACCGCTATCGCGACCGCGTTCTCGTTCCCGGCGGATCGCGCGACGCGGCCGACCTGGTGGCCGACTTCCTCGGTCGTCCGTTCGCCTTCGACGCGTTCGCGACATGGCTGGACCGGGCGCCGGTCTCGCGCGCTACCCGGTAGGTCCGCAAGTCCTGCGAGGTTCCGGCCCGGACATCCCGGTTTCCGCACCGCCGGCGGGCAGAATGTGGCCATGCGAACATTTGCCAGGATGTTGCAGATTGTCGTGGCCGGGATGGTGGTGCTGGCGGCCGGCCATGCCGTCGCCGAGGTCCCCGCCGCGAACGTCTCGCACAGCGAGCTGCCCTCGCCGACGCCCGAGCCTGAGGGCGTGCAGGCGGTGGGAGCGGCGCTGGCGGACGGCAATACCGGTGCGGTGCGGTGGTCACGGGAGCTGAACACCCCCGTGCCGATGGCCAGCATCACGAAGGTGATGACGGCGCAGGTCGTGCTCGACGCCGGAGATCTCGACCGGAATATCACCGTGCCGCAGGGAATCGTCTCCTACTGCGGCGCCAACAACGGAAGCACGGCGGATCTCGTGCCCGGCGAGGTGCTCACCGGTCGGCAGCTGTTGCATGCGCTGCTGCTGCCCTCCGGCTGCGACGCCGCCTACGCACTCGCCGAGGAGTACGGCCCCGGACAAGACGCCTTCCTCGGGAAGATGAACGACACCGCCCACCGAATGGGTTTGGCGGGAACGCATTTCACCGACCCCAGCGGGTTTCCGATCCCTACCGACTACGCCACCCATTCCACGCCGGCGGATCTCCTGACCCTCGGCCGGCACGCGATGAGCCGTCCGGAGTTCCGCGACATCGTCCGGCTGCCGGTCTACCACCTGCCCGCCGGTCCCGGTAACCGCGATCATCTCTGGGAGACCACGAACCTGCTGCTGGAGAGCTACCGCGGCACGGTAGGTATCAAGACCGGGTCCACCGACGCCGCCGGGACCTGCCTGCTGTTCGAGGCGGTCCGGGCCGGACAGCCACTGATCGGCGTGGTCCTGCACAGCTCACCCGACAGCGACGAAGCCGCGGCCGCCGACGCCGAGCGGATGCTGGACTGGGGCTACGGGCCGATCCTCGGCGCGCTACCGATCAGCTAGTCCCACGCCCCGGCGGGCTCACTCGCCGCCTGCGAAGTTCGGGCGGCGCGCACCGAGCTCGGTCTACACCTCGGCGAGAATGCCTCCGTCTACCCGATAGCGGGCCCCGGTCAGCCAACCGGCTCGGTCGGATACCGGGAATGCGACCAGCTCGGCGGCGTCCTCGGGAGTCCCGGGACGGTTCATCGGAACGCTCGAGCTCACGGCGAGATGTCTCACCGAGTCACCACCGAACTGCGCCGGAGCGACCGGTCCCGCCTGTTCCCTTTCGAGGTCCGTGATCAGCCCCGGACGCCTCGGAAGTACATCTGTACCTGCGGATCCTCGGAGGCCGCCAGCTCCGCTACGGTCCCGGTCCCGAGGATCTGCCCCCTGCCCATGATCACCAGGCGGTCGGCATAGCCGGTCGCAGTCAGCAAGGGGATGTCGTGGGTGATGACGAGGACGGCCGCGCCGGTGTCCGCGTACTCGCGCAGTGATTTCCACACGCCGTGGGCGGTGCCCTGGTCCAGCGAGGCGGTCGGGCTGTCCGCGACCAGGACGTCGGGGGCGGTGAGGAGGGCGGCGGCGACCGCGGCGCGCTGGATCTGGCCGGCCGAGTTCTGCTGGGGCAGGAGATCCATGGCTTCGGACGGGTAATAGGCGGCGGCGCAGGCGTTTTCGACGGTCACCGATCGGTGCCGTTGTGCCAGGTTCCGGAGTTGCTCGCCGACGGTCAGGTCGGGGGTGAAGGCATCTATGCCGTCTTGGGGGACATAGCCGACGGAGCCGTCGGTCAGGACTTCACCGGTGGTGCGGGCCGATTCGGGCAGGCGGCCGGTCAGGGCGTAGGCGATCATCGTCTTGCCGTCGCCGGGCCCGCCGAGCAAGGCGGTGATCTGCCCGGCGGGGACGCTCAGATCCACCTTCGTGAGGACGGTGTCGCGCCAGCGGCCGGTGTCGATGTCGACGGTGAGGGAACGCAGTTCGGCTGTCACGTCTCCAGTGTCCTGGCTACCGCCGGAACGGGCCGGTGACCTCGTAGGTGATGCCGTCGCCGCTCGAGCCCGTGGTGCCGCGCTGCGAGGAGAAGTACAGGCGGTTGCCGGCGGGATTGAATGCCGGGCCGGTGATCTCGGAGCCGTCCGAATCGTGCACTTGCAGAAACGGCGCGACCACACCGCCGGAGATGAGGCAGATCTGCATATCGCCGCCGTCCTCGGCGACGAACAGGTCGCCGTTGGCGGCGCCGGTCACGTTGTCCACGCCCGACAGTTCCGCATCGCCGTCGTAGGCGACCGACAGCCGGTTGTTCGCCGCGTCCAGGGCCCAGACCCGGTTGTCGCCCTTGGTGGTGAACCAGCAGGTGCCGCCGGCGTAATAGCACCCCTCGCCGCCGTGGAAAGTCTTCGACTCCGGGACCTGATGCCGGGTCGGCGCGGTTGCTCCCGATCGATCGGGAACCTCTCGCCAGGAAACGTTTCCGTCGTTTTCGACGAGCACCTCGAGCCGTCCGGCCATCAGCACGGGCCAGACGGCGGGAACGAAACGGTAGAACCGGCCGTCGGGGCGGTCCTCGGTCATGTAGACGACCCGGCGATCGGTGTCGACGGCGCACGCCTCATGGGTGAACAGGCCCATCTCGGGCAGCCGGACCGCCGGCCGCAGGCCCCACGGGTCGGTCTCGAAGACCGCACCGCCCTCCAGTTCCTCGCAGGACAGCCAGGTGTTCCACGGTGTGGCGCCGCCGGCGCAGTTGAGGTTGGTGCCCGACAGCGTACGGTGCGCGCCGAGGATCGCGCCGTCGCCGCCGAACTTGATCGCGCCGACCCCGCCGCTGCCGCTGATCTCGCTGTTGGACACGTAAATCCAGCCGGGACCGTCGGCGAAGCAGGCACCGCCGTCGGGCGCGGGATGCCAGACGTAGCTCGTGCCCGCCACCGGCTGCCCCGACCGCGCGACGATCCGGCTGGTGAACCCCGGGGGCAGCGACACCCCGTTGGCGTCCGGTCCGGCCGGCGCCCCGTACGGCGACTCGCCCGCCGCGGCCCCGGACCGGAAGGCCGCGAGCCACGACGCACCCCCGAACGCCGCGACCGCACCCCCGACACCGCTGACTCGCAGGAAATTTCGACGATCCACCGGGCACCTCCGCAATAGGTCGACTCCGCCCCAGCCGTCCGCAGACGCCGCGGACAGTAGCGCAGCCGCGCCGCCGGCGCCACCCGGCATGCCGATGCCCGGCGCGTTGCGGCCGTCGGCGCATTCGTGCCCCAGCTCGGGCACCTGCGCGAGGCTGTCGTGCGCGAGGTGTTCGGAGCACCGAAATCGTCGGCCCAACCAGGCCGCGAGGTCGACGTGCCGACGCCGCCAGGCGACGACGGCGGCCGTGCCATCGGCTGGGCGGCGGCCCCGTGCCGGGTGTTATCGGGCCGGTGCGACGCTCAGTCGCGGCGGTCCCCAATCCGCGATGCGGACAGGCATCGAATCACCGACTTCCGGGGTCCGGTCCCAGGAATCCTTGTGCAGCAAGCCGTGGATTCCGGGAGCGACCTCGACGAACGCACCGAACGGAACGACCGACACCACGGTCGCTTCGACGACGGCACCCACGCCGTGCTCGTCTTGGAATGCCTGCCATACGGCAAGCGAAACCTCATGCGAGGACATTGATTTCACCTCCTTTCGCAGTCCCTGAGATATTGATGGGGAATGCGTTCGGAGGGCGGACCTCTGGCCCGCGCCGCGCTCACCGCGCGGCCGGGAGCCCTGTCTGTGTGCGGCTTACAGCCGACCCGGCAGTCACGGGTGTAAGAGTAGCAGGGCTGAGGAAGCGCACCGCACTGCCGACGTCGGCTGGGTGCGGGTTCTGTTCGGTGAACCACCGTGCGCGGCAGTCGATTCCGCGTGTCGCCGCTTGGAATCATCCATCCGGGCGGTGCAGACTGTGGTATCGAGAGTGGTGAGAGTGCTGCCCCGGCACGAGGGTCAGGGGCCAGGAGTTAGGGGGAGTGTTATGACCGCGATAGCCAGGTTCGGTGCGATTGCGCTCGACAGCCGGGATCCGCGCGGTCTCGGTCGGTTCTACCGGGCCCTGCTGGATTTCGAAGTGCGGTACGAATCGGACGAGTTGGTCGCGCTGCAGGGTGCGGGGGTGATGCTGACGATCGAGCACGTGGCCGACCACACGCCACCGGACTGGCCAGGCAATGAGGTCCCCAAGCAAATGCACCTCGATCTGTTCGTCACCGATCTCGATACCGCAGAGCGGGCAGCGATCGACTGCGGCGCGGTCAAGGCCGACTTCCAGCCCGCCCCCGATCGTTGGCGAGTCCTCCTCGATCCGTCGGGACACCCCTTCTGCCTCACGGTTCCGGCCGGCGCCCCCGAGTGATGCTCGCAGGAACGCCATTTGCTGTGGCTGGTTGCGCGAGTTACCAGCGGATGTCGCCTCTCGGCGCAATGATGGACCGGGCGGTCCACTATAGGTAGCCTGGGTGCATGCCGCGTCCACGCCAGTTCGATGAAGAGCGCGTCCTGGCGGCCGTGCAGGCGGTGTTCTGGGACAACGGGTACGCAGGCACATCACTCGAAGATCTCCTGGCGGCCAGCGGACTGGGCAAAGGGAGTCTGTACGGGGCGTTCGGGGACAAGCGGAGCTTGTTCCTGCGCGTGCTGCGCGAATACGACGAGGCCAACGACCGGATGCTGCGGACGTGGCTGGAGCAGGCCGACCACGCCATCGACGTGATTCGCGGTTTCGTGACCGGACCCGTCCGCGATCCCGGCGGCGAACAGGCCCGCCGGGGTTGCCTGCTCGCCAATACCGCGATGGAGCTCTCCGTGAGCACCTCCGAGGTGGCGGCCGAGGCTCGGCGCAGCTACGCCGCGACCACTTCTGTGCTGGTCGACGCGATACGGCGAGCGCAGCGCGAGGGCGACATCGCGCCCCATGTCGACCCGGACGGCGCCGCCCATGCGGTGCTGGCGGGTCAGCTCGGACTGATCGTCCTCGGCCGGGTCGGTCAGGATCCGGCCGCCTTGTCGACCATGGCCGAGACCTTGCTCAACGGTCTATTGCCCAAGTCCTGAGCGTTCCGGTGTGGCGTGAGGCACAGCACCGACCGAGTTCTTGACTGAATGGTCCATATCAGGTGTTATGGACGGGCCAGTCAATAACAGGGAAGTGGGAAGCTGCCATGAAGGTTCTGGAGGGCAAGGTCGCGGTCGTGACCGGGGGTAACGCGGGTATCGGGCGGGCGATCGCGCGGGCCTACCTCGACGAGGGTGCCCGGGTGTTCGTCGCCGGCCGTCGCCGGGCGCAACTCGACGAGGTCGAGGCCGAACTCGGTCCCGAGGTGACAGGGGTCCGCTGCGACGTGGGCAGGCTCGAGGACCTCGACGCGCTCTACGCGACGGTCGCCGAGCAGGCGGGCCGGATCGATGTCCTGGTCGCCAACGCCGGGATCGGGATCGTGGCGCCGCTGGGCGAGATCACCGAGGAGCAGTTCGACGCCATGTTCACCACCAACGTCAAGGGCTCGCTGTTCACCGTGCAGAAGGCGCTGCCGCTGCTCTCGCCGGGGGCGTCGATCATCCTCACCGGATCGACGGCGGCCTCGCGGCCCGAGCCGTACCTGCCCGTGTACGGGGCGACCAAGGCCGCGATCCGCAACCTGGTTCGCGGGTTCGCCCACGACGCCGGGGAACGTCAGTACCGGATCAACATGCTCTCCCCCGGCGGTACCCGCACGCAGGGTTTGGTCGACCTGATCTCAGCCGAGACGGTCGCCACCGCTGGGGCGTCGGTTCCACTCGGCCGGTTGGCCGAGCCCGAAGAGATCGCCGCGGCGGCCGTCTTCCTCGCCTCGGATGCGTCCGGCTATGTCAACGGCTCCGAGCTTGCCGTGGACGGCGGCTCCGCACAGATCTGAGCCGCGCAGGCGCACCCCGCCCGCCTTCCTGGACCCCGCCTCGCGTGATTTCTATCCCGACTGGGACCTGTTCGCGCAGATGTGCGTGGGCATCATGCGCGCCGAAGCCGGACGCGACCCGCACGACCGCGGCCTGCAAGACCTCGTCGGCGAATTATCCACCCGCAGTGACACTTTCCGCCGGCTCTGGGGCGCCCACGACGTCCGCACGCACGGCACCGGCACGAAACGCTTCCACCACCCCGAGGTCGGCGAACTGGTCCTCGCCTACGAAGAACTCGCCATCACCGCCGAACCCGGCCTCGTGCTCATGATCTACACGGCCGAACCCGGTTCGCCCAGCGCCGAGCGCCTGAGAATCCTGGCCTCCTGGGCGGACTCCCGCTACGACACACCACCACAACGAACCTGACGGCGGATCGGCAGCCGCATCCCCCATGCGTCGAAGGCATCCTCGACTACTGGGTCCGGTTGAGCGGCAACCGAATCCGCCGGTCAGCGGCCTGGCGATGCGCCTCCCTCACTGGTCGTAGTCCACCGTGATCGACTCCGTGTCCGGAACCGCCTGGCACGTCAGCACATACCCCTCGTCGAGTTCGTCGTCGGTCAGGGCGTCGTTCTGGCGTAGGGTCGCGCTGCCCTCGGTCACCTTGGCCATGCAGGTGGCGCAGTTGCCCTGTTCGCAGGAGAACGGGGGAGTGAGGCCGGCGCGGCGGGCGCTCTCCAGGAGGGTCTCGCCGTCCTTGCGCGGTACCGACTTCTTCTTGCGGTTCAGCCTGATCGTGACGGTGCCTTGCGCGGGTTCGCCGGATGCCGAGTTACCCGCGGCTCCAGCGCTTTCCGCTGCTCCGGTGTTTCCGGAGGGTTCGGGGCTCGTCGAGGCGGAGGTGTCCGGGACCGGCGCCGCCGCGCCGAACCGCTCGCTGTACACCAGCCCCGGACCGGGCAGCGCCAGCTCCACCATCTCCATGAACTTCTCGGGGCCGCAGAGGTAGTGATCGGCATGCCCGTCGGCGCCCACGAAGTCGCGGATCGCGGTGGCGTCGAGGAAGCCACCGTCGGAGTCCAGGTGCCGGACCACCTCGAGCCGGTCCGGATACTGCTCGGCCAACTCGGTGAGCACCGCCTCGAAGATCATCGAGTCGGCGTCGCGGTCGGCGCACAGCAGCCGGATCCGTCGCTCGGTGGTGGCCAGGGCGCACTTGGTGAGCGACAGGATCGGGGTGATGCCGCTGCCGCCGCTGTATCCGACCAGCGGCACATCGGTCTCGCGCAGGCAGAACCGGCCGGCCGCGGCGCGCGACATCTCCACCTCGTCGCCCTCGGTGACGTTGTCGAGCAGCCAGTTCGACACCTTGCCGCCCGGCACCCGCTTCACGGTCGTCATCAGCTCGGCGTCGGTCTCCGGCGCGCTCGACATCGAATAGGAGCGGAAGAGCGCGGTGCCGTCCACCGGCACCCGGAACGTGCAGAACTGTCCGGCGCGGTACGACACCGGGTCGTCGTGCGGGGCCAGCACGAAGGTGCGGGCGTCGACGCTCTCCTTCACGATCCGGGTCACGGTTGCCAGCTGGAACATCGGGGGTCTCGCCATGAACCGCGTCCTCCTGGTATGTAGATTCTAGTATAGTGAGAATTATATTCTCACCCACGAGACGGGATCTCTCAAATATGTTCTCGAGCACGACGGGTTCCAAACCTGCGTGCCGCGCCTGACTTCCGAGGAGCGCTATGGATGTCCGCCTGAGCAGCGAACAGCGGCAACTGCGCGATGCCGCGGCCAAATTGGCCGATGACCTGGGTCCCGGCTCGGTCGCCGAACTCGACGACGAGGTGCGCCGCACGCGGCTGGAGCGGGCGGTGCAGACCGCGGGCTGGCGCAGCCTGCGGACCGACGGCGCCTCCGGCGTCGAGGTCGCGATCGTGGCCGAGGAGTTCGGCCGCGGGCTGGTCGACGTCGCCTTCCTCGGCCCGGTGCTGGCCGACGGACTGGGCGCCGGGTCCGGCGACGAGCGCACCCGGACGATCGCGATCGGCGAGCGCGCCATCGACGCCCGGGGTAGCGGGCAGGCACTGATCGTGGACGGCGGCCGGATCCTGTCGGTCGCGCTGGGCTGGGTGGTGCCCGGCGCCGACCTCACCCGCCAAACAGCCGCTGTGACAGGCGAACCCGAACCGGTCGGCGAACTGTCGGCCGATGCCGCCACCCGCTGGCACGCGCTCGCCCTCACCACCACGACCGCCGATCTGCTCGGAATCGCCCGCGGCGCACAGGATCTGGCCGTCGACTACGCGAAGGTCCGCGAACAGTACGGCGCCAGCATCGGCTCCTACCAGGCGGTCGCGCATCTGCTCGCCGAGAACCAGGCGCTGATCGAGGGCGCGATCAGCGTGCTGCGGCACGCGGCCTGGGCCGTCGACGAGCTGACACCGGCCGAGGCGCTGGCGGCCGCCCGTGTCGCCAAGGTCTACACCGCCCGGATGGCCCGCACCGTCTGCGAGGCATCGATCCAGGTGCACGGCGGCATCGGCAACACCTGGGAGTGCCTGGCGCACGTCTATCTGCGGCGGGCGCTGGTCTCCACCGAACTGTTCCCCGTCTCGCTGAAGGAGATCGATCTTGGACTTTCGTGATTCCCCGCAGGAGGCCGAGTTCCGTGCGCGCCTGCGCGACTGGCTGGCCGAGACCGCGCACAAGTTCCCGACCTCCGGCGACGAGTATTGGGCGCGCCAGGGCGAATGGCATCAGGCGCTCTACGCGGCCGGGTTCTTCGGCACGTCCTGGCCCGAGGAGTTCGGCGGTCGTAATCTTCCCCCGGTCTACGACGTGATCGTGGACGAGGAACTCGCCATCGCCGGTGCGCCGCCGCGGCCCAGCCTCGGCTATCTCGTGCAGGGCCTGGGCCGGCACGGCAGCAAGGAACTGCAGCAGCGGTTCCTGCCGGGCATGATCAACGGCACCGAGCGCTGGTGCCAGGGCTTCAGCGAGCCGGGTGCGGGATCGGACCTGGCGTCGCTGACGACCACTGCGACCCGCGACGGCGACCACTACGTCATCCACGGCCACAAGATCTGGACCAGCTACTCCGATGTCGCGGACTGGTGCCTGCTGCTGGCCCGCACCGATTCGGATGTGCCTCGGCACAAAGGCATTTCGGCGTTCATCCTCGATATGCACCAGCCCGGGGTCGAGCAGCGGCCGCTGAAGATGATCAGCGGCGTCACCCGCGAGTT carries:
- a CDS encoding acyl-CoA dehydrogenase family protein, translating into MDFRDSPQEAEFRARLRDWLAETAHKFPTSGDEYWARQGEWHQALYAAGFFGTSWPEEFGGRNLPPVYDVIVDEELAIAGAPPRPSLGYLVQGLGRHGSKELQQRFLPGMINGTERWCQGFSEPGAGSDLASLTTTATRDGDHYVIHGHKIWTSYSDVADWCLLLARTDSDVPRHKGISAFILDMHQPGVEQRPLKMISGVTREFGQVHFDGATVPADQLIGSPGDGWKMAMTVVGHEREPSTLGYSARYAKLVRQLATRVDGPPPDDLAWAAVQTEMLRLHVRRRLSEQLDGVVHGPDGSLDKLLMTWVDQSVGHAALAVTGTADEELLGSYFYSRAQSVMGGTSQIQKNIIASRILGLGV
- a CDS encoding TetR/AcrR family transcriptional regulator, whose product is MPRPRQFDEERVLAAVQAVFWDNGYAGTSLEDLLAASGLGKGSLYGAFGDKRSLFLRVLREYDEANDRMLRTWLEQADHAIDVIRGFVTGPVRDPGGEQARRGCLLANTAMELSVSTSEVAAEARRSYAATTSVLVDAIRRAQREGDIAPHVDPDGAAHAVLAGQLGLIVLGRVGQDPAALSTMAETLLNGLLPKS
- a CDS encoding alkaline phosphatase PhoX — its product is MPELGHECADGRNAPGIGMPGGAGGAAALLSAASADGWGGVDLLRRCPVDRRNFLRVSGVGGAVAAFGGASWLAAFRSGAAAGESPYGAPAGPDANGVSLPPGFTSRIVARSGQPVAGTSYVWHPAPDGGACFADGPGWIYVSNSEISGSGGVGAIKFGGDGAILGAHRTLSGTNLNCAGGATPWNTWLSCEELEGGAVFETDPWGLRPAVRLPEMGLFTHEACAVDTDRRVVYMTEDRPDGRFYRFVPAVWPVLMAGRLEVLVENDGNVSWREVPDRSGATAPTRHQVPESKTFHGGEGCYYAGGTCWFTTKGDNRVWALDAANNRLSVAYDGDAELSGVDNVTGAANGDLFVAEDGGDMQICLISGGVVAPFLQVHDSDGSEITGPAFNPAGNRLYFSSQRGTTGSSGDGITYEVTGPFRR
- a CDS encoding S1 RNA-binding domain-containing protein; translation: MSSHEVSLAVWQAFQDEHGVGAVVEATVVSVVPFGAFVEVAPGIHGLLHKDSWDRTPEVGDSMPVRIADWGPPRLSVAPAR
- a CDS encoding VOC family protein; amino-acid sequence: MTAIARFGAIALDSRDPRGLGRFYRALLDFEVRYESDELVALQGAGVMLTIEHVADHTPPDWPGNEVPKQMHLDLFVTDLDTAERAAIDCGAVKADFQPAPDRWRVLLDPSGHPFCLTVPAGAPE
- a CDS encoding M3 family metallopeptidase, whose protein sequence is MSPEPLALPSRDWSDWLVDYVLGGLRTVSEVLERLGDGTLRGTAEVLGLWNDADIALRGAGSAAALFVEVHPDPDVRRRAEELVQQVDRVRTDRDLDRALYDVVAETDSAGLDEAARRMREHVLRDFRRSGVDRDDRTRARLREISERLTVLDQDFGRAIRDDVREIRLIPEQLDGLPADFLAAHAPAEDGLVTVTTDYPDYHPFRAYARDAEARRDLTVEFDSRGWPANDAVLHEMLDLRAEKARLVGYDSWPDYDAAVKMIGTGAAIDEFIQRISATADAAGRRDLETVLARRRADEPAATTVDRSEIGYYTELIRREQYDVDAREVRRYFDFPRVRAGLLEVTGRLFGLEYRPVDVPRWHEDVTVYDVYAEGERRGRIHLDLHPREGKFKHAAQFDLVGGITDRLLPEGVLVCNFPRGLMEHQQVVTLFHEFGHLLHHVLGGQQEWARFSGVATEWDFVEAPSQMLEEWAWDATVLGTFAVDETGTPIPVELVERMRAAKDFGKGTWVRTQVGYTAVSYLLHRDRPTAHTEAVFDALERHSLIAGVPGTHFQTSFGHLAGYTSAYYTYLWSLVIAKDLFSAFDAADLFDPSVAHRYRDRVLVPGGSRDAADLVADFLGRPFAFDAFATWLDRAPVSRATR
- a CDS encoding ferredoxin--NADP reductase, which produces MARPPMFQLATVTRIVKESVDARTFVLAPHDDPVSYRAGQFCTFRVPVDGTALFRSYSMSSAPETDAELMTTVKRVPGGKVSNWLLDNVTEGDEVEMSRAAAGRFCLRETDVPLVGYSGGSGITPILSLTKCALATTERRIRLLCADRDADSMIFEAVLTELAEQYPDRLEVVRHLDSDGGFLDATAIRDFVGADGHADHYLCGPEKFMEMVELALPGPGLVYSERFGAAAPVPDTSASTSPEPSGNTGAAESAGAAGNSASGEPAQGTVTIRLNRKKKSVPRKDGETLLESARRAGLTPPFSCEQGNCATCMAKVTEGSATLRQNDALTDDELDEGYVLTCQAVPDTESITVDYDQ
- a CDS encoding SDR family NAD(P)-dependent oxidoreductase; this encodes MKVLEGKVAVVTGGNAGIGRAIARAYLDEGARVFVAGRRRAQLDEVEAELGPEVTGVRCDVGRLEDLDALYATVAEQAGRIDVLVANAGIGIVAPLGEITEEQFDAMFTTNVKGSLFTVQKALPLLSPGASIILTGSTAASRPEPYLPVYGATKAAIRNLVRGFAHDAGERQYRINMLSPGGTRTQGLVDLISAETVATAGASVPLGRLAEPEEIAAAAVFLASDASGYVNGSELAVDGGSAQI
- a CDS encoding acyl-CoA dehydrogenase family protein, with amino-acid sequence MDVRLSSEQRQLRDAAAKLADDLGPGSVAELDDEVRRTRLERAVQTAGWRSLRTDGASGVEVAIVAEEFGRGLVDVAFLGPVLADGLGAGSGDERTRTIAIGERAIDARGSGQALIVDGGRILSVALGWVVPGADLTRQTAAVTGEPEPVGELSADAATRWHALALTTTTADLLGIARGAQDLAVDYAKVREQYGASIGSYQAVAHLLAENQALIEGAISVLRHAAWAVDELTPAEALAAARVAKVYTARMARTVCEASIQVHGGIGNTWECLAHVYLRRALVSTELFPVSLKEIDLGLS
- a CDS encoding SDR family oxidoreductase is translated as MRHLAVSSSVPMNRPGTPEDAAELVAFPVSDRAGWLTGARYRVDGGILAEV
- a CDS encoding ATP-binding cassette domain-containing protein, producing the protein MTAELRSLTVDIDTGRWRDTVLTKVDLSVPAGQITALLGGPGDGKTMIAYALTGRLPESARTTGEVLTDGSVGYVPQDGIDAFTPDLTVGEQLRNLAQRHRSVTVENACAAAYYPSEAMDLLPQQNSAGQIQRAAVAAALLTAPDVLVADSPTASLDQGTAHGVWKSLREYADTGAAVLVITHDIPLLTATGYADRLVIMGRGQILGTGTVAELAASEDPQVQMYFRGVRG
- a CDS encoding D-alanyl-D-alanine carboxypeptidase family protein, with translation MRTFARMLQIVVAGMVVLAAGHAVAEVPAANVSHSELPSPTPEPEGVQAVGAALADGNTGAVRWSRELNTPVPMASITKVMTAQVVLDAGDLDRNITVPQGIVSYCGANNGSTADLVPGEVLTGRQLLHALLLPSGCDAAYALAEEYGPGQDAFLGKMNDTAHRMGLAGTHFTDPSGFPIPTDYATHSTPADLLTLGRHAMSRPEFRDIVRLPVYHLPAGPGNRDHLWETTNLLLESYRGTVGIKTGSTDAAGTCLLFEAVRAGQPLIGVVLHSSPDSDEAAAADAERMLDWGYGPILGALPIS